The following coding sequences lie in one Synechococcus sp. PCC 7336 genomic window:
- a CDS encoding BolA family protein: MNPAQVRELLAQTFPDAKIYVGDLTGTGDHFQAEVVSDRFTGLNTIKQHRLVYGALQAYIDSGELHALQLKTYSPQQWQQTRVQIEGP, encoded by the coding sequence ATGAACCCCGCACAAGTCCGAGAGCTTCTCGCCCAGACATTTCCCGACGCCAAGATTTACGTGGGGGATTTGACTGGTACGGGCGATCACTTTCAGGCAGAGGTGGTGAGCGATCGCTTCACGGGCCTCAATACGATTAAGCAGCATCGCTTGGTATACGGTGCCCTGCAAGCGTACATCGACAGTGGCGAGCTTCACGCTCTGCAGCTCAAAACCTATTCGCCCCAGCAATGGCAGCAAACGCGAGTGCAAATCGAAGGCCCTTAG
- the psbC gene encoding photosystem II reaction center protein CP43, producing the protein MTVAFDSAALRDRTQGGFAWWSGNARLINLSGRLLGAHVAHAGLIVFWTGAMTLFEVAHFVPNKPMYEQGAILIPHLASLGWGVGPGGEVVSVFPYFVVGVLHLVSSAVLGVGGIYHALRGPETLEQYSSFFGYDWKDKNKMTTIIGIHLILLGLGALLLVAKAMWFGGLYDTNAPGGGDVRLITNPTLDPTTIFGYLVKSPFGGEGWIVSVNNLEDVVGGHIYIALICIGGGVWHILTKPFGWARRAFVWSGEAYLSYSLAAVSLMSFISVCFVWFNNTVYPSEFYGPTEPEASQAQAFTFLVRDQRLGANISQAQGPTGLGKYLMRSPTGEIIMGGETMRFWDVEAPWLEPLRGPNGLDIGKLKNDIQPWQARRAAEYMTHPAIGSLNSVGGIITEINTVNYVSPRSWLAAHNFILGFFFFVGHLWHAGRARAAVAGFEKGIERESEPALRMKQLR; encoded by the coding sequence GTGACTGTCGCGTTTGACTCGGCGGCGTTGCGAGATCGTACCCAAGGCGGTTTCGCCTGGTGGTCCGGTAATGCACGCCTGATTAATCTCTCTGGCCGTTTGCTGGGGGCACACGTCGCCCATGCGGGTCTGATTGTGTTCTGGACGGGCGCAATGACCCTATTTGAAGTGGCTCACTTTGTGCCCAACAAGCCCATGTACGAACAGGGCGCCATTTTGATTCCCCACCTGGCATCTTTGGGTTGGGGCGTCGGCCCCGGCGGCGAAGTGGTGAGTGTCTTCCCCTACTTTGTTGTGGGTGTCTTGCACCTAGTTTCTTCTGCCGTTCTGGGTGTTGGCGGCATTTACCACGCTCTGCGCGGTCCCGAAACCCTCGAACAATATTCTTCCTTCTTCGGCTACGACTGGAAAGATAAGAACAAGATGACCACCATCATCGGCATTCACCTGATCCTGCTGGGATTGGGTGCCTTGTTGCTGGTGGCTAAGGCGATGTGGTTTGGCGGTCTCTACGACACCAATGCACCGGGTGGCGGTGACGTTCGCCTGATTACTAATCCAACTCTCGATCCGACGACGATCTTTGGCTATCTCGTCAAATCTCCGTTTGGTGGCGAAGGCTGGATTGTCAGCGTCAACAACCTAGAGGATGTAGTTGGCGGCCACATCTACATCGCCCTAATCTGTATCGGTGGTGGCGTCTGGCATATTTTGACCAAGCCTTTTGGTTGGGCCCGTCGTGCCTTTGTCTGGTCGGGTGAAGCCTATCTGTCCTACAGCTTGGCGGCTGTTTCTTTGATGAGCTTTATTTCTGTGTGCTTCGTGTGGTTTAACAACACTGTCTATCCCAGCGAGTTCTACGGTCCGACTGAACCCGAGGCATCTCAAGCTCAAGCCTTTACCTTCTTGGTCCGCGACCAACGTTTGGGGGCAAACATTTCTCAGGCTCAAGGCCCGACCGGTCTGGGTAAATATCTGATGCGCTCTCCCACAGGCGAAATCATCATGGGTGGCGAGACCATGCGCTTCTGGGACGTTGAAGCTCCTTGGTTAGAGCCCCTGCGCGGCCCCAATGGTTTGGATATCGGCAAGCTCAAGAATGACATTCAACCTTGGCAAGCTCGCCGTGCGGCAGAGTACATGACTCACCCTGCTATTGGTTCTCTGAACTCTGTGGGTGGCATTATTACCGAGATCAATACGGTGAACTACGTGAGCCCTCGATCTTGGCTGGCTGCGCATAACTTTATTCTGGGCTTCTTCTTCTTTGTCGGTCACCTGTGGCATGCCGGTCGTGCCCGCGCTGCTGTGGCTGGTTTTGAGAAAGGCATCGAGCGCGAGAGCGAACCCGCTTTGCGCATGAAGCAACTGCGTTAA
- the groES gene encoding co-chaperone GroES, which translates to MATITLNVSSLKPLGDRVFIKIAERDERTTGGIYLPDAAQEKPQVGEIVAVGPGKRNDSGELVPLDVKTGDKVLYSKYAGTEVKLGDDECVLLAERDILAIVE; encoded by the coding sequence ATGGCAACAATCACACTGAATGTATCTTCACTCAAACCCTTGGGCGATCGCGTCTTCATCAAGATCGCAGAGCGGGATGAAAGGACGACTGGCGGCATTTACTTGCCCGACGCCGCCCAAGAGAAGCCCCAAGTGGGGGAAATCGTGGCAGTTGGCCCCGGTAAGCGTAATGACAGCGGCGAGCTCGTGCCTCTCGATGTCAAGACGGGGGATAAGGTGCTCTATTCCAAGTACGCCGGAACCGAAGTCAAACTCGGCGACGATGAGTGCGTGCTGCTGGCAGAACGCGACATCTTGGCGATTGTGGAGTAA
- the purF gene encoding amidophosphoribosyltransferase yields the protein MNTLPTSAERLDVEMEVDKPQEACGVFGILAPAEEVAKLTYFGLFALQHRGQESAGISVFDERGNCDTHKGMGLVSQVFDELHFSRLQGVMAIGHTRYSTTGSSREANAQPVVVETRLGSVAIAHNGNLVNASQLRDELIRDKRNLVSSTDSEGIAHAIAQAVDEGADWVDGMLQALARCQGAFSLTVGTPAGLAGVRDPYGVRPLVIGLLPHGDIEAGQPVAGPQYVLASETCALDIIGAEFVRSVEPGELVWIANGGLTSYRLAAATPKLCVFEMIYFARPDSEVHDESLYAYRTRLGELLAREAPAEVDFVVAVPDSGRPAAIGYANELHIPYMDGLIKNHYVGRTFIQPTQAMRERGIRMKLNPLKDVLRGQRIVLVDDSIVRGTTSRKIVKALRNAGAREVHMRISSPPVTHPCFYGIDTDSQDHLIAANYSVREIEQHIGVDSLEYLSWEGMLAATGRDPDSFCSACFTGDYPIAVPDPLKRRKLMLETV from the coding sequence ATGAATACACTCCCCACCAGTGCCGAGCGGCTCGATGTGGAGATGGAGGTCGATAAGCCCCAAGAGGCTTGCGGCGTTTTCGGTATCCTCGCCCCAGCGGAGGAAGTGGCAAAGCTCACCTATTTTGGCTTGTTTGCGCTCCAACATCGAGGCCAGGAATCGGCGGGGATTTCAGTCTTTGACGAACGAGGCAACTGCGACACCCACAAGGGCATGGGTTTAGTCTCGCAGGTGTTTGACGAACTGCACTTCTCGCGCCTGCAAGGGGTAATGGCGATCGGCCATACGCGCTATTCCACCACGGGCTCCAGTCGAGAGGCGAACGCGCAGCCGGTGGTGGTGGAAACGCGGCTGGGCTCGGTGGCGATCGCCCACAATGGCAATTTGGTCAATGCCAGTCAATTGCGGGACGAGCTCATCCGAGACAAGCGCAATTTGGTGTCGAGTACGGACTCTGAAGGTATTGCCCATGCTATTGCCCAGGCGGTGGATGAGGGTGCTGATTGGGTAGATGGAATGCTCCAGGCTTTGGCACGCTGCCAGGGGGCGTTTAGCTTGACCGTCGGTACCCCAGCAGGCTTGGCGGGGGTGCGCGATCCCTATGGAGTGCGACCGTTGGTCATCGGCCTGCTCCCCCACGGCGATATAGAAGCGGGACAACCTGTGGCTGGCCCCCAATACGTACTTGCCTCCGAGACTTGTGCCCTAGATATTATTGGGGCCGAATTCGTTCGATCGGTAGAGCCAGGAGAACTGGTGTGGATTGCCAACGGAGGACTCACCTCCTATCGTTTGGCAGCCGCGACGCCAAAACTGTGCGTGTTTGAAATGATTTACTTTGCCCGTCCCGATAGCGAGGTCCACGACGAAAGTTTGTATGCCTATCGCACCCGCTTGGGAGAATTACTAGCGCGCGAGGCTCCGGCAGAGGTGGATTTTGTGGTCGCTGTCCCCGATTCGGGACGTCCGGCGGCGATCGGCTACGCCAACGAACTCCACATCCCCTACATGGATGGCCTGATCAAAAACCATTACGTCGGTCGCACCTTCATCCAACCCACCCAGGCGATGCGAGAGCGGGGCATCCGCATGAAGCTCAATCCCCTCAAAGATGTGTTGAGGGGCCAGCGGATTGTGTTGGTGGACGACTCAATTGTGCGGGGCACCACCAGTCGCAAAATCGTCAAGGCTCTGCGGAATGCTGGTGCGCGAGAAGTTCACATGCGTATCTCCAGCCCCCCCGTCACCCATCCTTGCTTTTACGGCATCGATACCGACAGTCAAGACCATTTGATCGCCGCTAACTACTCCGTTCGGGAGATCGAGCAACACATTGGGGTCGATTCGCTGGAGTATCTGAGTTGGGAAGGGATGCTGGCAGCAACTGGACGCGATCCCGATTCGTTCTGCTCTGCTTGCTTTACCGGCGACTATCCGATTGCCGTTCCCGATCCACTCAAACGTCGGAAGTTGATGCTGGAAACAGTTTAG
- a CDS encoding pseudouridine synthase, with protein sequence MRYLLFYKPYGVLTQFTDRAADRQTGGERRLTLKAFIDVANVYPVGRLDRDSEGLLLLTDDGVLASRLIQPRYGHQRTYWAQVEGVPTEEAIAQLCRGVIIKGYQTRPALARAIEEPQLPPRSSPIRYRKSVPTQWLELVLTEGRNRQVRRMTAAVGYPTLRLVRVQLEQLTLAGLRPGQWRELSRSEIEQLRQRVGGKMPRRRSRRQSRSVDSHR encoded by the coding sequence GTGCGGTATCTTCTGTTTTACAAGCCCTATGGCGTTCTGACCCAGTTCACCGATCGCGCAGCAGATCGACAGACTGGAGGAGAGAGACGTCTGACGCTCAAAGCCTTTATAGACGTTGCCAACGTCTATCCCGTGGGACGGCTCGATCGCGATAGCGAGGGGTTGCTGCTGCTGACGGATGATGGCGTGCTGGCATCGCGGTTGATTCAGCCTCGCTACGGCCACCAGCGCACCTATTGGGCGCAAGTGGAAGGAGTACCTACGGAGGAGGCGATCGCCCAACTGTGCCGAGGAGTGATAATTAAGGGATACCAGACCCGTCCAGCATTAGCTCGGGCGATCGAGGAGCCTCAATTACCGCCACGATCGAGCCCGATTCGGTATCGCAAATCGGTGCCCACCCAATGGCTTGAATTAGTGCTGACAGAGGGGCGCAATCGTCAGGTGCGCCGCATGACAGCGGCTGTAGGCTATCCGACGTTGCGTCTCGTGCGGGTGCAACTGGAGCAACTGACGCTCGCAGGCTTGAGACCGGGACAGTGGCGGGAGTTATCGAGATCGGAGATAGAGCAACTGCGACAGCGGGTAGGGGGGAAGATGCCCCGCAGGCGATCGCGACGCCAATCGCGATCGGTCGATTCCCATCGTTGA
- a CDS encoding DUF1818 family protein translates to MSQFFSQLHDTTFLSGAGWRVGWQPQRGEFCALVGADTWALELTQSEWQALGRALRAIQMAIAAARETLMEAESVTIEQQTQELTLIATGIPPQLDLYLQLHRRRGAEGFWRSEAVPSLVAAVEQLFEESAATSTDSV, encoded by the coding sequence GTGAGTCAATTCTTCAGTCAACTGCACGACACGACCTTCCTCTCGGGGGCAGGTTGGCGCGTGGGTTGGCAGCCGCAGCGGGGGGAGTTTTGTGCTCTGGTCGGAGCCGATACTTGGGCGCTGGAACTGACGCAATCGGAATGGCAGGCATTGGGTCGGGCATTGCGGGCGATTCAAATGGCGATCGCCGCTGCGCGAGAGACATTGATGGAGGCAGAAAGTGTCACGATCGAGCAACAGACTCAAGAGTTGACCTTGATTGCAACAGGCATTCCCCCCCAGTTGGATTTGTACTTGCAGCTACACCGCCGCAGGGGCGCAGAAGGATTTTGGCGGAGTGAGGCTGTACCGTCGTTAGTGGCTGCTGTCGAGCAATTATTTGAGGAGAGTGCAGCAACGTCGACAGATTCTGTTTGA
- a CDS encoding ribonuclease J, with translation MPTQSKTQVPPVQMIPLGGEQEIGKNTWVFRCEDDIVLLDAGLSFPDANMHGVNIVLPDVTYLKQNRDKIRGMVVTHGHEDHIGGIAYHLKEFDIPVIYGPKLALAILAGKLKEAGVLNRTELRTVEPRDLVPLSQNFFAEFIRNTHSFADSYTVALHTPAGVIVQTGDFKFDHTPVDGETFDIQRLAEHGEKGVLCLISDSTNAEVPGFTPSEAAVRAGLSRAFSGAKGRIIITTFASSVHRVNLILQEAEAQGRVVSLLGRSMLNVVDHARRLGYIRCKDDTLQRMNVVDKMPDENVVILTTGSQGEPFSALTRIANKEHRQLSIRPGDTVVWSANPIPGNTIPVVRTIDKLVAQGAHVIYGKDKGLHVSGHGCQEDQKLMLALTKPKFFVPTHGEYRMLVKHAETAMKMGVPQENIVIIDNGDVVEVTPDSIAAVGKVPCGLQLVDQSRSGIVEDKVLQERQQVAIDGLIAIACSLTETGKLQAPPSINIVAVAAAGKTLEQQIRQTIAETLLAAWGQFARIPTSGAVSLDDVDWAGLKNAIERSVVKMLRSRLQGRPMVVLMLQTPADSETAQGKTTATAIPAVAPEGAVTPADGRRSRKRRSTAAATA, from the coding sequence ATGCCAACCCAATCGAAGACTCAAGTTCCTCCCGTTCAAATGATCCCCCTGGGGGGCGAACAGGAGATTGGTAAGAATACCTGGGTCTTTCGTTGCGAAGACGATATCGTCTTGCTCGACGCTGGCCTCAGTTTCCCTGATGCCAATATGCACGGGGTGAATATCGTCTTACCTGACGTCACTTACCTGAAGCAAAATCGCGACAAAATTCGCGGCATGGTAGTCACCCACGGCCACGAAGATCACATCGGCGGGATTGCCTATCACCTCAAAGAATTCGACATTCCCGTCATTTACGGCCCCAAGCTGGCGCTGGCGATTTTGGCGGGCAAGCTCAAGGAAGCGGGCGTTCTCAACCGCACTGAATTGCGCACGGTCGAGCCTCGCGATTTAGTCCCCTTGAGCCAGAATTTCTTTGCCGAGTTCATTCGCAACACCCACTCTTTTGCCGATAGCTACACCGTGGCATTGCATACTCCTGCTGGGGTGATCGTGCAAACGGGTGACTTTAAGTTCGATCACACCCCCGTCGATGGCGAGACTTTCGATATCCAGCGATTGGCCGAGCATGGCGAAAAGGGAGTGCTGTGTTTGATCAGCGATTCCACCAATGCCGAAGTTCCCGGCTTCACCCCTTCTGAAGCTGCTGTACGGGCCGGTCTGTCGCGGGCCTTTTCTGGGGCGAAAGGTCGAATCATCATCACCACCTTTGCCTCGTCAGTTCACCGCGTCAACCTGATTTTACAGGAGGCGGAGGCCCAAGGTCGAGTTGTCTCCTTGTTGGGACGCTCGATGCTGAATGTGGTCGATCACGCTCGTCGCTTGGGTTACATCCGCTGCAAAGACGACACGCTGCAGCGCATGAACGTAGTGGATAAAATGCCGGACGAGAATGTGGTTATCCTGACCACCGGTTCTCAAGGGGAGCCGTTTTCTGCCCTGACGCGAATTGCCAATAAAGAACACCGCCAACTTTCCATCCGTCCTGGCGACACGGTGGTCTGGTCGGCCAACCCCATTCCTGGCAACACGATCCCTGTGGTGCGTACTATCGATAAGTTGGTGGCTCAGGGAGCCCACGTGATTTACGGCAAGGATAAAGGGTTGCACGTCTCCGGTCACGGCTGTCAGGAGGATCAGAAGCTGATGCTGGCTCTGACCAAGCCGAAGTTCTTTGTACCCACCCACGGCGAATACCGCATGTTGGTCAAGCATGCTGAAACCGCGATGAAGATGGGGGTACCCCAAGAAAACATTGTCATTATCGATAACGGCGATGTGGTGGAAGTGACGCCCGATTCGATCGCCGCTGTCGGTAAAGTTCCTTGTGGATTGCAGCTAGTGGACCAAAGCCGCTCTGGCATCGTAGAAGACAAAGTCTTGCAAGAGCGCCAGCAGGTGGCGATCGATGGTTTGATCGCGATCGCCTGCAGCTTGACCGAAACGGGCAAGCTGCAGGCCCCCCCCAGCATCAACATCGTGGCTGTGGCCGCCGCCGGTAAAACGCTAGAGCAGCAGATTCGCCAAACCATTGCAGAGACGTTATTGGCAGCTTGGGGCCAATTCGCCCGCATCCCCACATCGGGTGCGGTCAGCCTCGATGATGTGGATTGGGCTGGGCTGAAGAATGCGATCGAGCGGTCTGTGGTGAAAATGCTCCGCAGTCGGTTGCAGGGCCGGCCCATGGTGGTGCTGATGCTGCAGACACCGGCAGATAGCGAAACCGCCCAAGGCAAGACAACTGCGACTGCAATTCCCGCCGTTGCTCCGGAAGGAGCGGTGACTCCTGCCGATGGTCGACGCAGCCGCAAACGTCGTTCGACTGCAGCAGCAACTGCTTAG
- the patD gene encoding heterocyst frequency control protein PatD has translation MLPESSLRDYRTLLAAVGAIAQAIAAGDADEAKAQYQPLPSQFQILLAAMPPPLQQSLQRYNTEIYKEIQLLEADLMRWQIAKQAATQQARSQQIQQRCDRIASYIRAILES, from the coding sequence ATGCTGCCCGAATCCTCGCTCCGCGACTACCGGACTCTGCTTGCTGCCGTGGGCGCGATCGCCCAGGCGATCGCGGCTGGCGATGCTGACGAGGCTAAAGCCCAATATCAGCCATTGCCATCCCAATTTCAGATCTTATTAGCAGCAATGCCGCCGCCGCTACAACAGTCTCTCCAGCGTTACAACACCGAGATCTACAAAGAAATTCAACTCTTGGAGGCCGATTTAATGCGCTGGCAAATCGCCAAACAGGCAGCAACCCAGCAGGCCCGCTCGCAACAGATTCAGCAACGATGCGATCGCATCGCCAGTTACATCCGCGCCATTCTCGAGAGCTAG
- the dapA gene encoding 4-hydroxy-tetrahydrodipicolinate synthase gives MVFGRVLTATISPFTPSGKLNVPEAERLAKYLADNGTDTLVVCGTTGESPTLTWDEEFELFKVMKQAVAGNAKVIAGTGSNSTEEAIAATRQAAALDLDGTLQVVPYYNKPTQTGLYEHFRAIAACSDLPVLLYNIPGRSGVSLHPETVAKLAQLPTVVGIKEASGSMDTVSAIRKLTPPEFAIYSGDDSLTLPMLALGASGVVSVASHLIGPQLQQMIQDFFAGRLELALKTHLRLFPLFEHLFVETNPTPVKTALQLQGWDVGSVRLPLAPLSPASLETLKSTLQQLDLLDLSTPSDPVYASC, from the coding sequence TTGGTCTTTGGTAGAGTCCTGACAGCTACGATCAGCCCTTTTACCCCATCCGGGAAGCTCAATGTTCCCGAAGCTGAGCGACTAGCCAAGTATCTAGCCGACAACGGTACCGATACACTGGTGGTCTGCGGAACCACTGGCGAGTCTCCCACCCTGACTTGGGATGAGGAATTCGAACTGTTTAAAGTCATGAAACAGGCTGTTGCCGGAAACGCAAAAGTGATTGCCGGTACTGGTTCCAATTCCACAGAAGAGGCGATCGCCGCCACCCGTCAAGCTGCCGCCCTCGATTTGGACGGTACGTTGCAAGTGGTTCCCTATTACAACAAACCCACGCAAACAGGGCTGTACGAACATTTTCGCGCGATCGCCGCCTGTTCGGATCTGCCAGTTCTGCTGTACAATATACCTGGGCGGTCTGGGGTTTCATTACACCCAGAAACGGTTGCTAAGCTTGCCCAGCTACCTACAGTGGTTGGCATCAAAGAAGCCAGCGGTAGCATGGACACCGTCAGTGCCATTCGGAAACTCACCCCCCCCGAGTTTGCCATCTATTCTGGAGATGATTCCCTAACGCTGCCGATGTTAGCTCTAGGGGCTTCTGGAGTCGTGAGTGTCGCCAGTCACCTCATCGGACCTCAGCTCCAGCAAATGATCCAAGATTTTTTCGCCGGTCGTCTCGAACTTGCATTAAAAACTCACCTTCGCCTATTCCCTCTGTTCGAGCATTTGTTTGTCGAGACAAACCCCACACCGGTCAAAACAGCGCTCCAATTGCAAGGATGGGATGTTGGTTCCGTCCGCCTACCTCTCGCCCCGCTTTCGCCTGCCTCGCTCGAAACTTTAAAATCTACTCTGCAACAGCTCGACTTACTCGATCTCTCTACCCCATCCGATCCCGTCTATGCCTCCTGCTAA
- the psbD gene encoding photosystem II D2 protein (photosystem q(a) protein), which yields MTIAMGRGQVSRGWFDIMDDWLKRDRFVFVGWSGLLLFPCAFLSIGGWLTGTTFVTSWYTHGLASSYLEGANFLTVAVSTPAESMGHSLLLLWGPEAQGDFTRWCQIGGLWTFVALHGAFALIGFMLRQFEVARLVGIRPYNAIAFSAPIAVFVSVFLMYPLGQAGWFFAPSFGVAAIFRFLLFLQGFHNWTLNPFHMMGVAGVLGGALLCAIHGATVENTLYEDEDSANTFRAFEPTQAEETYSMVTANRFWSQIFGIAFSNKRWLHFFMLFVPVMGLWMASIGIVGVALNLRAYDFVSQEIRAAEDPEFETFYTKNILLNEGIRAWMAPQDQPQRNYVFPEEVLPRGNAL from the coding sequence ATGACCATCGCAATGGGTCGCGGTCAAGTCAGCCGGGGCTGGTTCGACATCATGGACGACTGGCTCAAGCGTGACCGCTTCGTTTTCGTAGGCTGGTCCGGCTTGCTGCTTTTTCCCTGTGCGTTCCTGTCCATCGGCGGTTGGCTGACCGGTACAACGTTTGTAACTTCTTGGTACACCCACGGATTGGCGAGCTCCTATCTCGAAGGGGCGAACTTCCTGACGGTGGCCGTCTCCACCCCGGCTGAAAGCATGGGTCACTCCCTGCTGCTGCTGTGGGGTCCCGAAGCCCAAGGGGACTTCACCCGCTGGTGCCAAATCGGCGGTCTGTGGACCTTCGTCGCCTTGCACGGTGCTTTTGCCCTGATCGGCTTCATGCTGCGTCAGTTCGAGGTGGCTCGTTTGGTGGGGATTCGTCCCTATAACGCGATCGCCTTCTCCGCGCCGATTGCGGTGTTTGTGTCGGTGTTTTTGATGTACCCCTTGGGGCAAGCGGGCTGGTTTTTTGCCCCCAGCTTTGGGGTGGCGGCAATTTTCCGCTTCTTGCTGTTTTTGCAAGGGTTCCACAACTGGACGCTCAATCCCTTCCACATGATGGGGGTGGCCGGCGTGCTGGGGGGTGCGCTGCTGTGTGCCATTCACGGCGCGACGGTGGAGAACACCTTGTACGAAGATGAAGATTCGGCCAACACCTTCCGCGCCTTCGAGCCCACGCAGGCGGAAGAGACCTACTCGATGGTGACGGCGAACCGATTCTGGAGTCAGATTTTCGGGATTGCCTTTTCCAACAAGCGCTGGCTGCACTTTTTCATGCTGTTTGTGCCGGTGATGGGGTTGTGGATGGCGTCGATTGGCATTGTGGGTGTGGCCTTGAATCTGCGGGCATACGACTTTGTCAGCCAGGAGATTCGGGCGGCAGAAGACCCCGAGTTCGAGACGTTCTACACCAAGAACATCCTGCTCAATGAAGGGATTCGCGCTTGGATGGCTCCTCAGGACCAGCCTCAGCGCAACTATGTTTTCCCCGAAGAGGTTCTGCCTCGCGGTAACGCTCTGTAA
- the groL gene encoding chaperonin GroEL (60 kDa chaperone family; promotes refolding of misfolded polypeptides especially under stressful conditions; forms two stacked rings of heptamers to form a barrel-shaped 14mer; ends can be capped by GroES; misfolded proteins enter the barrel where they are refolded when GroES binds) translates to MAKSIIFNEDARRALEAGIDVLAEAVAVTLGPKGRNVVLEKKFGAPQIINDGVTIAKEIELEDHIENTGVSLIRQAASKTNDAAGDGTTTATVLAQAMVKEGLRNVAAGSNPISLKRGIDKATTYLVGLIAEHARSVEDSKAIAQVATISAGNDEEVGAMIAEAMDKVGREGVISLEEGKSMTTELEVTEGMRFDKGYVSPYFATDTERMEAVLEEPYILITDKKITLVQDLVPVLEQVARAGKPLMIIAEDIEKEALATLVVNRLRGVLNICAVKAPGFGDRRKAMLEDIAVLTGGQVITEDAGLKLESAKLEQFGTARRITVTKDNTTIVADGNEAAVKARCEQIHRQAEETESSYDKEKLQERLAKLAGGVAVVKVGAATETEMKDRKLRLEDAINATKAAVEEGIVPGGGTTLAHLAPDLTDWANTNLSGEELSGAMLVVRALGSPLRRIADNAGQNGAIVLERVKEKDFETGYDAQDNRYTNMFDAGIVDPAKVTRSALQNAASIAGMVLTTEAIVVDKPEPKQAAPAGGMGGDFDY, encoded by the coding sequence ATGGCTAAATCGATTATTTTCAACGAAGACGCCCGCCGCGCCCTCGAAGCCGGGATCGACGTCCTGGCGGAGGCTGTTGCGGTTACCCTCGGTCCGAAAGGGCGCAACGTCGTGCTGGAGAAGAAGTTCGGCGCACCTCAAATTATTAACGACGGCGTCACCATCGCCAAAGAAATCGAACTGGAAGACCACATCGAAAATACGGGCGTTTCCCTCATTCGCCAAGCAGCTTCCAAAACTAACGATGCGGCTGGTGACGGCACCACCACTGCAACCGTGCTAGCCCAGGCCATGGTCAAAGAAGGTCTGCGCAATGTGGCGGCTGGCAGCAATCCCATTTCCCTCAAGCGCGGCATCGATAAGGCCACCACTTACTTGGTCGGCCTTATTGCCGAGCACGCCCGTTCAGTGGAAGATTCCAAGGCGATCGCTCAAGTGGCCACGATCTCTGCTGGCAACGATGAAGAAGTGGGGGCGATGATTGCCGAGGCCATGGACAAAGTAGGCCGCGAGGGGGTTATCTCCCTAGAAGAAGGCAAGTCCATGACCACCGAACTGGAAGTCACCGAGGGGATGCGCTTCGATAAGGGCTATGTTTCTCCTTACTTCGCCACCGACACCGAGCGCATGGAAGCCGTGTTGGAAGAACCCTATATCCTGATTACCGACAAGAAGATTACCCTCGTCCAGGATCTAGTGCCCGTGCTGGAACAGGTGGCTCGCGCTGGCAAGCCCCTGATGATTATTGCTGAGGACATCGAGAAAGAAGCATTGGCCACCTTGGTGGTCAATCGCCTGCGCGGCGTGCTCAACATCTGCGCCGTCAAGGCCCCTGGTTTCGGCGATCGCCGCAAGGCCATGCTGGAAGACATCGCCGTGTTAACTGGCGGTCAGGTCATCACCGAAGATGCTGGCCTCAAGCTAGAAAGCGCCAAGCTGGAACAATTCGGTACAGCGCGCCGCATCACCGTCACCAAAGACAACACCACGATTGTGGCTGACGGCAACGAAGCCGCTGTGAAAGCTCGCTGCGAGCAGATCCACCGTCAAGCTGAGGAGACCGAGTCTTCCTACGACAAGGAGAAGTTGCAGGAGCGTTTGGCCAAACTGGCGGGGGGAGTTGCCGTGGTCAAGGTCGGCGCTGCCACTGAAACCGAGATGAAAGACCGCAAGCTGCGCCTGGAAGATGCCATCAATGCCACCAAGGCAGCCGTGGAAGAGGGCATCGTACCTGGCGGCGGCACCACTTTGGCTCACTTAGCCCCCGATCTGACGGATTGGGCCAATACCAATCTGTCGGGTGAAGAGCTGAGCGGTGCGATGTTAGTCGTCCGCGCCCTGGGATCGCCCTTGCGTCGCATTGCCGATAACGCCGGTCAAAATGGGGCGATTGTCCTGGAGCGAGTCAAGGAGAAGGACTTTGAAACCGGCTACGACGCTCAGGATAATCGTTACACCAACATGTTCGACGCCGGTATTGTCGATCCCGCGAAAGTGACCCGTTCTGCACTGCAGAACGCAGCTTCCATCGCTGGCATGGTTCTGACTACCGAAGCGATCGTGGTTGACAAGCCCGAACCCAAGCAAGCAGCTCCTGCTGGCGGCATGGGCGGCGACTTCGACTACTAA